One window of the Primulina eburnea isolate SZY01 chromosome 18, ASM2296580v1, whole genome shotgun sequence genome contains the following:
- the LOC140819046 gene encoding uncharacterized protein, which produces MQTTIQSQVQERVQGTTNSSENGAYDRFRRMNPPDFIGGPDPLVALEWVKALEAIFDYLKFTDQEKVDCAVFMLVKAARIWWEATKVTVNVKELKWNEFKDLFHAKYFSKEIKAKKVKEFLELRQASLSVAEYILKFEEGCVFVPFIAENDKDKVEHFIRGLKPEIIRDVHMSKVVTYQEIVERALLAEHDEQEIEKERQLKRQVFQARSQGSSVNVRGSYKGKGKMEQRSRLPLPPTDSERPLCPKCGKPHKGECLIGSGRCYRCKEMGHTVYNCPLSVGKGKVQGRIFTMTKEGANPDASVISGNIFILGKEALTLIDTGATHSFISEEFMHTISVEPTVVPVEFNIVLPSGEEIWTNSIFKACPVLMGSRFNCNSNGCI; this is translated from the coding sequence ATGCAAACGACGATCCAAAGTCAAGTTCAAGAAAGAGTTCAAGGCACGACAAACAGTTCTGAAAATGGTGCTTATGATCGTTTCAGGCGGATGAACCCTCCTGATTTTATTGGTGGTCCTGATCCATTAGTAGCTCTTGAATGGGTCAAAGCTTTGGAAGCCATCTTCGACTATTTGAAATTCACTGATCAGGAGAAGGTTGATTGTGCTGTGTttatgttggttaaggctgctcGTATTTGGTGGGAAGCCACCAAAGTGACTGTTAATGTTAAAGAACTGAAGTGGAACGAGTTTAAAGATTTGTTTCAtgccaaatatttttcaaaggaAATTAAGGCCAAGAAGGTGAAAGAATTTCTTGAGTTAAGACAGGCTTCTTTGTCTGTTGCTGAGTACATACTGAAATTTGAAGAAGGTTGTGTATTTGTTCCGTTTATTGCCGAGAATGACAAGGATAAAGTTGAACACTTTATTCGTGGGTTGAAGCCCGAAATTATAAGGGATGTGCATATGTCCAAGGTGGTGACATATCAAGAAATTGTGGAGAGAGCCTTACttgctgaacatgatgagcaaGAGATAGAGAAGGAAAGACAGTTGAAGAGACAAGTTTTTCAAGCTAGAAGTCAGGGTTCAAGTGTAAATGTTCGAGGAAGTTATAAAGGTAAAGGCAAGATGGAGCAGCGTAGTAGGCTTCCTTTGCCTCCTACAGATAGTGAACGaccattgtgtcccaagtgtggaaAGCCACACAAAGGAGAATGTTTAATCGGAAGCGGTCGTTGCTATAGATGTAAGGAAATGGGACACACAGTATACAATTGTCCTCTTTCGGTTGGAAAAGGAAAAGTTCAAGGCAGAATCTTTACGATGACAAAAGAGGGTGCAAATCCTGATGCTTCAGTCATATCAGGTAATATTTTCATTTTGGGCAAAGAAGCACTTACCttaattgatactggtgcaacacattcttttatatctGAGGAGTTTATGCATACTATATCTGTTGAACCTACTGTGGTGCCTGTTGAATTTAATATTGTGTTGCCTTCTGGAGAAGAAATTTGGACAAATAGCATATTTAAGGCTTGTCCTGTGTTGATGGGATCAAGATTTAATTGTAATTccaatggttgcatttga
- the LOC140820249 gene encoding uncharacterized protein isoform X1 — translation MAKRKSAGESSDREQKWDNVFNALVKLSQNLHKDRNVLEDRIKYLLDVIYKLKLEEKVKSTGAEFLLGFKEREAFNYKHRYEDVEDELADFKELFDYLSHQCSKPKDISNDMSCKGQEQKNKALREEVSRVKTEFEKFKSEKISEISALLAEKNFLWNQYKNMESQLDTKFRKKCVEADHANEMVQVMVNRADALQLSNEKLRTDFSKTKSELSQKNQEISRLLKEIALLKSSSQSATPILNKCTAGLRATDMGAKTSNNNVREAATVKQESDHALAFEKKMTRTKPAAHKSTGGKAPRKQLNAKGSSSSKSNEVDIITILDSPKLFTSSFLVPKLKSSQSPQVV, via the exons TCTGCCGGCGAATCTTCCGACCGCGAGCAAAAATGGGATAATGTTTTCAACGCTTTGGTCAAGTTGTCTCAAAATTTGCACAAAGATAGGAATGTTCTTGAAGACAGAATCAAATATTTGCTCGACGTGATATATAag CTCAAGTTGGAGGAGAAGGTGAAGTCTACTGGAGCTGAATTTTTGCTTGGTTTTAAAGAAAGGGAGGCTTTCAACTACAAGCATAGATATG AGGATGTTGAAGATGAATTGGCTGACTTTAAAGAACTGTTTGACTATCTTTCCCATCAATGCTCCAAGCCAAAA GATATATCAAATGATATGAGTTGTAAAGGACAAGAGCAGAAAAACAAGGCGCTTCGAGAAGAAGTTAGTAGGGTGAAAACTGAATTCGAGAAATTTAAGTCTGAAAAGATCTCTGAGATTTCTGCTCTGTTGGCAGAGAAGAATTTTTTGTGGAACCAATATAAAAACATGGAGAGCCAATTGGATACAAAATTTAGGAAGAAGTGTGTTGAAGCTGACCATGCAAATGAAATGGTGCAAGTGATGGTAAACAGAGCAGATGCATTACAACTTTCAAATGAAAAGCTAAGAACCGACTTTTCCAAGACGAAGTCTGAATTATCCCAAAAGAATCAAGAAATCTCCAGACTTTTGAAGGAAATTGCATTACTGAAGTCCAGTTCGCAATCTGCGACACCCATATTGAACAAATGTACGGCAGGATTGAGGGCAACCGACATGGGAGCCAAGACAAGCAACAATAATGTAAGGGAGGCTGCAACAGTGAAACAAGAATCAGATCATGCACTCGCTTTTGAAAAAAAG ATGACTCGTACCAAACCAGCAGCTCATAAGTCAACAGGAGGAAAGGCTCCAAGAAAACAACTTAATGCTAAG GGAAGCAGTAGTTCAAAGAGCAACGAAGTCGACATCATTACCATCCTCGATTCTCCAAAACTGTTCACATCCTCATTCTTAGTTCCTAAATTGAAGTCGTCTCAATCTCCTCAGGTAGTTTGA
- the LOC140820249 gene encoding uncharacterized protein isoform X2: MAKRKSAGESSDREQKWDNVFNALVKLSQNLHKDRNVLEDRIKYLLDVIYKLKLEEKVKSTGAEFLLGFKEREAFNYKHRYEDVEDELADFKELFDYLSHQCSKPKDISNDMSCKGQEQKNKALREEVSRVKTEFEKFKSEKISEISALLAEKNFLWNQYKNMESQLDTKFRKKCVEADHANEMVQVMVNRADALQLSNEKLRTDFSKTKSELSQKNQEISRLLKEIALLKSSSQSATPILNKCTAGLRATDMGAKTSNNNVREAATVKQESDHALAFEKKMTRTKPAAHKSTGGKAPRKQLNAK, translated from the exons TCTGCCGGCGAATCTTCCGACCGCGAGCAAAAATGGGATAATGTTTTCAACGCTTTGGTCAAGTTGTCTCAAAATTTGCACAAAGATAGGAATGTTCTTGAAGACAGAATCAAATATTTGCTCGACGTGATATATAag CTCAAGTTGGAGGAGAAGGTGAAGTCTACTGGAGCTGAATTTTTGCTTGGTTTTAAAGAAAGGGAGGCTTTCAACTACAAGCATAGATATG AGGATGTTGAAGATGAATTGGCTGACTTTAAAGAACTGTTTGACTATCTTTCCCATCAATGCTCCAAGCCAAAA GATATATCAAATGATATGAGTTGTAAAGGACAAGAGCAGAAAAACAAGGCGCTTCGAGAAGAAGTTAGTAGGGTGAAAACTGAATTCGAGAAATTTAAGTCTGAAAAGATCTCTGAGATTTCTGCTCTGTTGGCAGAGAAGAATTTTTTGTGGAACCAATATAAAAACATGGAGAGCCAATTGGATACAAAATTTAGGAAGAAGTGTGTTGAAGCTGACCATGCAAATGAAATGGTGCAAGTGATGGTAAACAGAGCAGATGCATTACAACTTTCAAATGAAAAGCTAAGAACCGACTTTTCCAAGACGAAGTCTGAATTATCCCAAAAGAATCAAGAAATCTCCAGACTTTTGAAGGAAATTGCATTACTGAAGTCCAGTTCGCAATCTGCGACACCCATATTGAACAAATGTACGGCAGGATTGAGGGCAACCGACATGGGAGCCAAGACAAGCAACAATAATGTAAGGGAGGCTGCAACAGTGAAACAAGAATCAGATCATGCACTCGCTTTTGAAAAAAAG ATGACTCGTACCAAACCAGCAGCTCATAAGTCAACAGGAGGAAAGGCTCCAAGAAAACAACTTAATGCTAAG TAG
- the LOC140819047 gene encoding uncharacterized protein has translation MDWLSAYHAVIDCVSKTIKFLADDYEKDLFVGVTSSLSIPIISCLQATKLLHKGCVGYLASVLDTRKDSRIQLQDIDVVRDYPDVFEEDVPGLPPDREVEFVIDLISGTAPISKAPYRLAPTEMKELKNQLQELLDKEQVAFLGHIVSKEGISVDPSKIETIKQWSIPKTVSEVRSFLGLAGYYRRFIENFSKIALPLTSLTRKSVKFEWTIACQQAFQELKDKLTSAPVLVLPCGTEDFVVYSDASKLGLGAVLMQHGKVIAYASHALSRKSSSELNAMIPKPLLLDLQRNEINLVSSGTVARLSTLVLRSTLFDRILKEQQSDVQLLELKRNNELTGVSEFGLNRDGLMTFRGKICVPIGDNIRRDVLIEAHTAPYSVHPGGTKIYQDLRRLYWWPDKIGDRAYRLALPPDLDRVHNVFHVSMLRKYIANPSHVLRYESLELLPNLSYDEMPVQILDRKVKILRKKEIGIVKVLWRNQVIEEATWEPEEEMKHRYPNLFDSR, from the exons ATGGATTGGTTGTCTGCTTATCATGCTGTGATTGACTGTGTTAGTAAGACAATAAAATTTCTAGCAGATGATTATGAGAAGGATTTATTTGTGGGTGTTACCTCTTCATTAAGTATCCCTATTATTTCTTGCCTTCAAGCCACTAAATTGTTGCACAAGGGCTGTGTTGGTTACTTAGCTTCAGTTTTGGATACAAGAAAGGATAGTAGAATACAGTTACAGGACATTGATGTGGTTCGGGATTAtcctgatgtatttgaggagGATGTACCTGGATTACCACCTGATCGAGaagtagagtttgttattgatttaatttcagGTACAGCCCCAATTTCTAAGGCTCCATACAGATTGGCTCcaactgaaatgaaagaattaaagaatCAATTGCAggagctattagataaag aaCAAGTGGCATTTTTGGGCCATATTGTTTCTAAGGAAGGAATATCTGTAGATCCTTCTAAGATTGAGACTATTAAACAATGGTCCATTCCAAAGACAGTTTCAGAGGTGagaagttttctgggtttagcaggatattatcgaagATTTATAGAGAACTTCTCAAAGATAGCATTGCCATTGACGAGTTTAACTCGTAAGTCAGTCAAGTTTGAGTGGACTATAGCATGTCAACaagcatttcaagagttgaaagataagttgacttcTGCCCCTGTGTTAGTACTTCCTTGTGGTACTgaagattttgttgtctattCAGATGCTTCAAAATTGGGGTTAGGTGCTGTACTGATGCAGCATGGAaaagtgatagcttatgcttctc atgctttgagtcgcAAATCAAGTTCAGAATTGAATGCTATGATTCCTAAACCTTTGTTGCTTGATTTACAAAGGAATGAGATAAATTTGGTATCTTCAGGGACAGTGGCTCGATTATCTACATTAGTTCTCCGCTCAACTTTGTTTGATCGAATTTTGAAGGAACAACAGTCCGATGTTCAGTTATTAGAGTTAAAAAGGAATAATGAATTAACAGGAGTTTCTGAATTTGGATTGAATCGTGATGGTTTGATGACCTTTCGAGGTAAAATATGTGTTCCTATAGGTGATAACATTCGCAGAGATGTACTCATAGAAGCTCATACGGCGCCATACTCTGTACATCCTGGTGGTACTAAGATATACCAAGATCTTCGAcgtctttattggtggccag ATAAGATTGGAGACCGAGCCTATCGTCTTGCATTGCCACCGGACTTGGACCGAGTTCAtaatgtatttcatgtatctatgcttcGTAAGTATATTGCTAATCCATCTCATGTTCTTCGGTACGAGTCATTGGAGCTTTTGCCTAACCTAAGTTATGATGAAATGCCggttcaaattcttgatcgtaaGGTTAAAATATTAAGGAAAAAAGAAATTGGCATTGTTAAAGTTCTATGGAGAAATCAAGTGAttgaagaggccacgtgggaaccggaAGAGGAGATGAAGCATCGTTATCCTAATCTATTCGACAGTAggtaa
- the LOC140819913 gene encoding subtilisin-like serine-protease S, with protein sequence MKTLINFVLLYFLFQVVHGSNVTSTADGRKHYIVYMGSHSFPDGESVMSSNHDLLSSVTGSTSIEAEKTIIYHYHRSFRGFSAMLTPEEAHKISNHESVVSVFENQNGHLETSRSWDFVGAAAQSVFSVQSEQKDLDVIVGHLDSGIWPESPSFRADGFGPAPARWKGHCPDEPRCNNKVIGYRWYSRGFEQENGPIVSYGGRHYFSARDDFGHGTHTASTVAGMPVGLSMKGMGGDKVIRGGAPGARLAVYKVCWFNRCTCSDLLKAFDDAIADGVDIVTFSIGGFVRHNRPGFMSDCISIGTLHAFEKGILFSSSAGNSREPETVDDAAPWMLTVAATSTDRELVATVELGNSETLRGQGFNYYDMNGYNGLVYGRNAAKYWRLADSASFCKEGTLDPRVVWGKIVVCIKDSWNDKTLPKSNIVRENGGIGAIIVDPYSSNDMSLNFMIPTTVIGMEDARKLDAYMRSTSRPFAYIRRHEAQNNQQPAPKMAVFSSRGPGSALDIIKPDVAAPGLNILASWPTWDHEDPGRPWFGLDSGTSMSAPHAAAIGATLKGIHPNFSPAAIKSAIMTTASHLDNTGGPIQSDNGKATPFDMGSGNINPNNALNPGLIYDYNMNDMIAYLCNIANSKTIGNILRARVTCPSPGIPSYNLNYPSIYVSNLHRPVKVTRSTTYVGNEGDPKSFHAKVENPEGVLLQVEPSVLDFSDGKKTASYIVNVVPNNGSGKYVFGSITWSNDVHSVRSPVAIRVY encoded by the exons ATGAAAACCCTCATCAATTTTGTTCttctatattttttatttcaagtcGTTCATGGATCCAATGTCACTTCCACCGCTGATGGTCGTAAG CATTACATAGTTTACATGGGATCCCATTCATTTCCCGATGGTGAATCTGTGATGTCCTCCAACCATGACTTATTATCCTCAGTTACTGGCag CACTTCCATAGAGGCAGAAAAGACTATAATCTACCACTATCACAGGAGTTTCAGAGGGTTTTCGGCAATGCTTACCCCGGAAGAAGCCCATAAAATCTCTA ATCACGAGTCAGTTGTATCAGTGTTCGAGAATCAAAATGGACATCTTGAAACTTCGAGGTCGTGGGATTTCGTGGGGGCTGCTGCTCAAAGCGTATTCAGTGTTCAATCCGAGCAAAAAGACTTGGATGTCATCGTCGGTCATTTGGATAGTG GGATATGGCCCGAATCACCAAGTTTTCGGGCGGATGGATTTGGTCCAGCTCCTGCTAGATGGAAAGGCCACTGCCCCGATGAACCCCGGTGCAATAA CAAAGTGATCGGCTACCGTTGGTACTCCCGCGGATTCGAGCAAGAGAACGGGCCGATTGTGTCGTATGGCGGTCGCCACTATTTCTCAGCCCGGGATGACTTCGGCCACGGCACACACACGGCCTCAACAGTAGCTGGGATGCCCGTCGGCCTCAGCATGAAAGGAATGGGCGGTGACAAGGTCATTCGTGGTGGCGCTCCGGGTGCACGCCTCGCTGTCTATAAGGTTTGCTGGTTCAACAG ATGTACCTGCTCAGACTTGCTCAAAGCTTTCGATGATGCCATCGCTGATGGTGTCGACATAGTGACATTTTCGATCGGTGGATTCGTGCGGCATAATCGTCCGGGATTCATGAGTGATTGCATTTCTATCGGTACGTTGCATGCGTTTGAAAAAGGAATTCTTTTTTCTTCTAGTGCCGGAAATAGTAGAGAACCGGAGACTGTGGACGATGCCGCACCATGGATGCTGACGGTTGCAGCCACTTCTACCGATAGGGAGCTCGTTGCCACCGTCGAGTTGGGAAACTCAGAGACCTTGAGG GGGCAAGGTTTCAACTACTACGATATGAATGGATATAATGGACTAGTTTATGGAAGAAATGCAGCAAAATATTGGAGATTGGCAGATAGTGCAAG TTTCTGCAAAGAGGGTACACTTGACCCCAGAGTTGTTTGGGGAAAAATTGTGGTGTGCATCAAGGATTCTTGGAACGACAAAACGTTGCCGAAATCCAACATTGTGCGCGAAAATGGAGGCATAGGAGCGATCATCGTCGATCCATATTCGAGCAacgatatgagtttgaactttaTGATACCAACAACTGTGATAGGCATGGAGGATGCAAGAAAGCTGGATGCATACATGAGAAGTACAAG CCGCCCTTTTGCTTATATTCGGCGACATGAGGCTCAGAACAACCAACAACCTGCCCCGAAGATGGCCGTGTTTTCTTCCCGAGGACCTGGATCGGCCCTAGACATCATCAaa CCGGATGTAGCAGCTCCAGGGCTTAACATTTTAGCAAGCTGGCCTACATGGGATCATGAAGATCCGGGCCGTCCATGGTTTGGCTTAGATTCCGGAACTTCCATGTCTGCCCCTCATGCTGCCGCCATAGGTGCAACCTTGAAAGGAATTCATCCCAACTTCAGTCCAGCTGCTATAAAGTCAGCCATCATGACGacag CCTCACATCTGGACAACACTGGAGGACCAATTCAATCTGACAATGGAAAGGCCACCCCGTTCGACATGGGATCAGGAAACATAAACCCCAACAATGCTCTGAATCCTGGCCTTATTTATGATTATAACATGAATGACATGATTGCATACTTATGCAATATTGCCAATTCGAAGACTATTGGAAACATACTTAGAGCCAGAGTCACCTGCCCTTCACCTGGAATTCCCTCATACAATCTGAATTACCCTTCCATTTATGTTTCCAATTTACATCGACCAGTTAAAGTTACACGAAGCACTACTTACGTTGGCAATGAAGGGGATCCGAAATCATTCCATGCAAAGGTCGAAAATCCAGAAGGGGTTTTGCTGCAAGTCGAACCAAGTGTTCTTGATTTTTCTGATGGTAAAAAGACTGCAAGTTACATAGTGAATGTGGTTCCGAACAACGGATCTGGGAAATACGTATTTGGAAGTATTACTTGGTCCAATGACGTGCATTCGGTGCGGAGTCCAGTAGCAATTCGAGTTTATTGA